The following nucleotide sequence is from Thermodesulfobacteriota bacterium.
CCGTGCACCCCTCAACGCATCCGGTGAAGGGATCGCGGTCCGATCGAACCAACGGGAGACGGGTCTCAGACGATCTCGACCTTCCCACCGGCCTCTTCGATCTTCTTCTTCACGTCCTCGGCCTCGGCCTTGCTCACCGCTTCCTTGACCATGCTCGGAGCGCCGTCCACCAGGTCCTTGGCCTCCTTCAGGCCCAGGCCGGTGAGCGCACGCACGACCTTGATAACCTGGATCTTCTGGGCGCCCGAGTCCGTGAGCTTCACGTCGAACTCGGTCTTCTCCTCCGCGGGGGCCGCGGCCTCGGCAGCGGCGCCGGGCATGGCGGCAAACGCCATGGGGGCGGCCGCCGTGACCCCGAACTTCTCCTCGAGCTCCTTCACGAGCTGGGAGAGCTCGAGGACCGTCATGTTCTCGATGAACTGGACGACATCTTCCTTGGTGATGGCCATTTCTCGCTTGCCTCCTAAAGGGATGGGTATGGGTGGTTTCGCGTGGGTGGGACCGCCTCAGGCGGCCTTCTTCTCTTCGATGGCGTGGAGCACC
It contains:
- the rplL gene encoding 50S ribosomal protein L7/L12, which produces MAITKEDVVQFIENMTVLELSQLVKELEEKFGVTAAAPMAFAAMPGAAAEAAAPAEEKTEFDVKLTDSGAQKIQVIKVVRALTGLGLKEAKDLVDGAPSMVKEAVSKAEAEDVKKKIEEAGGKVEIV